From Coffea arabica cultivar ET-39 chromosome 10e, Coffea Arabica ET-39 HiFi, whole genome shotgun sequence, one genomic window encodes:
- the LOC113711963 gene encoding uncharacterized protein yields the protein MGSKAKAMGSRLTPLFTTVLVVFVALGLPSETAADYDKYSPPPPPYHYYSPPPLVHSPPPSPVYKSPPPPYHYSSPPPPVYSSPPSLPSPVYKSPPPPSPLYKSLPPPYRYSSPPPPVHSPPPPPPVYKSPPPPYHYSSPPPPVHSPPPPPIYKSPPPPPPVYKSPPPPYHYFSPPPPVHSPPPPPVYKSPPPPYHYSSPPPPVQAPPPPIYKSSPPPPPVYKSPSPPYHYSSPPPPVHSPPPPPVYKSPPPSYHYSSPPPPVHAPPPPIYKSPPPPPPVYKSPPPPYHYSSPPPPVHSPPPPPIYKSPPPPYHYSSPPPPVHSPPPPPVYKSPPPVYKSPPPSPPVYKSPPPPYHYSSPPPPVHSPLPPPVYKSPPPPYHYSSPPPPTHSLPPPVYKSPPPPPPVYKSPPPPHHYSSPPPPVHSPPPAPIYKSPPPPPPVYKSPPPPPPVYKSPPPPVYKYKSPPPPSPIYKSPPPPPPVYKSPPPPPPVYKSPPPPIYKYKSPPLPPPVYKSSPPPAYKSPPPPVYSSPPPPIYKSPPPPYHYYYNSPPPPRHY from the coding sequence ATGGggagcaaagcaaaagcaatgGGGTCTAGGCTGACTCCTCTTTTTACCACCGTTTTAGTGGTATTTGTTGCTCTTGGCTTGCCTTCAGAAACTGCAGCTGATTACGACAAGTAttcacctcctcctcctccttatCATTATTACTCACCACCACCTCTTGTGCATTCACCTCCACCATCACCAGTTTATAAATCACCCCCACCACCTTATCACTACTCCTCACCACCACCTCCAGTGTATTCATCTCCACCATCACTACCATCACCTGTTTACAAGTCACCTCCACCACCTTCGCCATTATACAAGTCCCTACCACCACCTTATCGATATTCCTCACCACCACCTCCAGTGCATTCacctccaccacctcctccaGTTTACAAGTCCCCGCCACCACCTTACCATTATTCGTCACCACCACCTCCAGTGCATtcacctccaccaccaccgATTTACAAGTCacctccaccacctcctccaGTTTACAAGTCTCCACCACCACCTTATCATTATTTCTCACCACCACCTCCGGTGCATTCACCCCCACCACCACCAGTTTACAAGTCTCCACCACCACCTTACCATTATTCTTCACCACCACCTCCTGTGCAAGCACCTCCACCACCAATTTACAAGTCATCTCCACCACCTCCTCCAGTTTACAAGTCTCCATCACCACCTTACCATTATTCCTCACCACCACCTCCAGTGCATTCACCCCCACCACCACCAGTTTACAAGTCTCCGCCACCATCTTACCATTATTCCTCACCACCACCTCCTGTGCATGCACCTCCACCACCAATTTACAAGTCacctccaccacctcctccaGTTTACAAGTCTCCACCACCACCTTACCATTATTCCTCACCACCACCTCCAGTGCATTCACCCCCACCACCACCAATTTACAAGTCTCCGCCACCACCTTACCATTATTCCTCACCACCACCTCCGGTGCATtcacctccaccaccaccgGTTTACAAGTCACCTCCACCGGTTTACAAGTCACCTCCACCATCTCCTCCAGTTTACAAGTCCCCGCCACCACCTTACCATTATTCCTCACCACCACCTCCAGTGCATTCACCCCTACCACCACCAGTTTACAAGTCTCCGCCACCACCTTACCATTATTCCTCACCACCACCTCCAACGCATTCACTCCCACCACCAGTTTACAAGTCACCGCCACCACCTCCTCCTGTTTATAAGTCCCCTCCACCACCTCATCATTATTCCTCACCACCACCTCCAGTGCATTCACCCCCACCAGCGCCAATTTATAAGTCTCCCCCACCGCCTCCCCCAGTATATaagtcaccaccaccacctcctccagTGTACAAGTCTCCGCCACCTCCAGTCTACAAGTATAAGTCACCACCACCTCCTTCCCCAATTTACaagtcaccaccaccacctcctccagTATACAAATCacctccaccacctcctccaGTTTACAAATCTCCACCACCACCAATTTATAAATACAAGTCTCCTCCACTACCTCCTCCAGTGTACAAGTCATCACCACCACCTGCTTACAAGTCTCCACCTCCTCCAGTTTACAGTTCCCCACCACCACCAATCTACAAGTCTCCACCTCCACCCTACCATTACTACTACaattctcctcctcctcctcgtcACTACTAA
- the LOC113711967 gene encoding uncharacterized protein — translation MGSKAKATESRLTPLLTTVLVVFVALGLPLETAADYYKYSSPPPPPYHYSSPPPPEYSPPPTPVYKLPPPSPPVYKSSPPPYHYSPPPVYSPPPSPVYKSPPPPPPVYNSPPPPVYKYKSPPPPPPVYKSPPPPIYKYKSPPPPPPVYKSPPPPVYEYKSPPPPPPVYKSPPPPVYKYNSPPPPPPVYQSPPPPVYKYNSPPPPPPVYQSPPPPYHHYYGSPPPHHY, via the coding sequence ATGGggagcaaagcaaaagcaacGGAGTCTAGGCTGACTCCTCTTCTTACCACTGTTTTAGTGGTATTTGTTGCCCTTGGCTTGCCCTTGGAAACTGCAGCTGATTATTACAAGTATtcatctcctcctcctcctccttacCACTATTCCTCACCACCACCTCCTGAGTATTCACCTCCACCAACCCCTGTTTATAAGTTACCCCCACCATCTCCTCCAGTTTACAAGTCCTCACCGCCACCTTACCACTACTCACCACCTCCGGTGTATTCACCTCCACCATCACCAGTTTACAAGTCACCGCCACCACCCCCTCCAGTATACAACTCCCCGCCTCCACCAGTGTACAAATACAAGTCCCCACCGCCACCTCCTCCAGTTTACAAATCTCCACCGCCACCAATTTACAAGTACAAGTCACCCCCACCACCTCCTCCGGTATACAAGTCTCCTCCGCCACCTGTTTACGAGTACAAGTCTcctccaccacctcctccaGTGTACAAGTCTCCACCACCTCCAGTTTACAAGTACAActcaccaccacctcctccccCAGTTTACCAATCTCCACCACCACCAGTTTACAAATACAActcaccaccacctcctccccCAGTTTACCAGTCTCCACCTCCACCCTATCATCACTACTACGGTTCTCCTCCTCCTCACCACTACTAA